The proteins below come from a single Oncorhynchus tshawytscha isolate Ot180627B linkage group LG22, Otsh_v2.0, whole genome shotgun sequence genomic window:
- the LOC112221965 gene encoding SAM pointed domain-containing Ets transcription factor isoform X1, translating to MGSPGCDRVGSTVPLPLMSFNDYPYSVSGLRAWEEEDTKPPRGLISVPKHTAPERSLQGVFLPCSDMLLTEDSLWLLKKKEAAPPEPPCKPLEQCPVIDSQGLGVGLGLEVPSGLEGQVEERCLEQVQSIVLGEVMKDIETACKLLNITPEPMEWNCGNVQKWLLWTEHLYRLPQVGKVFQELSGKDLCSMTEEDFRQRSMQCGDLLFAHLDIWRSAACMKECCTPGDTKLHSAEETCPEADSSCSSQPIHLWQFLRQLLLKPHNYGRCIRWLNKEKGIFKIENSAYVARLWGLRKNRPAMNYDKLSRSIRQYYKKGIIRKPDVSQRLVYQFVHPV from the exons ATGGGGAGTCCAGGCTGTGACCGCGTGGGGAGCACAGTGCCCCTTCCCCTGATGAGTTTCAATGACTACCCCTACAGTGTGTCTGGTCTGAGGGCCTGGGAGGAGGAAGACACCAAGCCGCCCCGTGGACTGATAAGTGTGCCTAAACACACCGCTCCTGAACGCAGCCTGCAAGGGGTGTTCCTGCCCTGCTCTGACATGCTCCTCACTGAAGACAGCTTGTGGCTGTTGAAGAAGAAAGAGGCAGCACCCCCTGAGCCCCCCTGTAAGCCCTTGGAGCAGTGCCCTGTCATCGACAGCCAGGGCCTGGGGGTGGGCCTGGGATTGGAGGTCCCCTCTGGGCTAGAGGGACAGGTGGAGGAACGCTGTCTGGAGCAGGTTCAGAGCATTGTGTTGGGAGAAGTAATGAAGGACATAGAGACCGCCTGCAAGCTGCTCAACATTACCCCAG AACCCATGGAGTGGAACTGTGGGAACGTCCAGAAGTGGCTGCTGTGGACAGAGCACCTGTACAGACTACCCCAGGTGGGAAAGGTGTTCCAGGAGCTCAGTGGGAAGGACCTGTGCTCCATGACAGAGGAGGACTTCAGGCAGCGCTCAATGCAATGTGGAGACCTGCTGTTTGCTCACCTGGACATCTGGAGATCAG cTGCGTGCATGAAGGAGTGCTGCACACCAGGAGATACCAAGTTACATAGTGCTGAGGAGACGTGTCCAGAGGCTGACTCATCCTGCTCAAGCCAGCCCATCCACCTGTGGCAGTTCCTTAGACAGCTGCTCCTCAAGCCACACAACTATGGACGCTGCATCCGCTGGCTCAACAAGGAGAAAG GTATCTTCAAAATCGAAAACTCGGCTTATGTAGCCAGGTTATGGGGCCTCAGAAAGAATCGTCCAGCTATGAACTACGACAAGCTGAGTCGCTCTATCCGGCAGTACTACAAGAAGGGCATCATCCGCAAGCCTGATGTGTCCCAGAGACTGGTCTATCAGTTTGTCCACCCTGTATGA
- the LOC112221965 gene encoding SAM pointed domain-containing Ets transcription factor isoform X2 codes for MLLTEDSLWLLKKKEAAPPEPPCKPLEQCPVIDSQGLGVGLGLEVPSGLEGQVEERCLEQVQSIVLGEVMKDIETACKLLNITPEPMEWNCGNVQKWLLWTEHLYRLPQVGKVFQELSGKDLCSMTEEDFRQRSMQCGDLLFAHLDIWRSAACMKECCTPGDTKLHSAEETCPEADSSCSSQPIHLWQFLRQLLLKPHNYGRCIRWLNKEKGIFKIENSAYVARLWGLRKNRPAMNYDKLSRSIRQYYKKGIIRKPDVSQRLVYQFVHPV; via the exons ATGCTCCTCACTGAAGACAGCTTGTGGCTGTTGAAGAAGAAAGAGGCAGCACCCCCTGAGCCCCCCTGTAAGCCCTTGGAGCAGTGCCCTGTCATCGACAGCCAGGGCCTGGGGGTGGGCCTGGGATTGGAGGTCCCCTCTGGGCTAGAGGGACAGGTGGAGGAACGCTGTCTGGAGCAGGTTCAGAGCATTGTGTTGGGAGAAGTAATGAAGGACATAGAGACCGCCTGCAAGCTGCTCAACATTACCCCAG AACCCATGGAGTGGAACTGTGGGAACGTCCAGAAGTGGCTGCTGTGGACAGAGCACCTGTACAGACTACCCCAGGTGGGAAAGGTGTTCCAGGAGCTCAGTGGGAAGGACCTGTGCTCCATGACAGAGGAGGACTTCAGGCAGCGCTCAATGCAATGTGGAGACCTGCTGTTTGCTCACCTGGACATCTGGAGATCAG cTGCGTGCATGAAGGAGTGCTGCACACCAGGAGATACCAAGTTACATAGTGCTGAGGAGACGTGTCCAGAGGCTGACTCATCCTGCTCAAGCCAGCCCATCCACCTGTGGCAGTTCCTTAGACAGCTGCTCCTCAAGCCACACAACTATGGACGCTGCATCCGCTGGCTCAACAAGGAGAAAG GTATCTTCAAAATCGAAAACTCGGCTTATGTAGCCAGGTTATGGGGCCTCAGAAAGAATCGTCCAGCTATGAACTACGACAAGCTGAGTCGCTCTATCCGGCAGTACTACAAGAAGGGCATCATCCGCAAGCCTGATGTGTCCCAGAGACTGGTCTATCAGTTTGTCCACCCTGTATGA